A section of the Streptomyces sp. NBC_01591 genome encodes:
- a CDS encoding ABC-F family ATP-binding cassette domain-containing protein, translating into MARPTTPGASLTCSALTFRWPDGTTVFDGLSLSIGRGRIGLVGTNGAGKSTLLRLLAGQLRPSQGSVTVGGSLAHLPQNITLDTTLRVDRALGIAERRDALRAIEAGDVDEKHFETIGDDWDVEERALATLGSLGLGGIELDRTVGQLSGGETVLLRLAALLLERPDVLLLDEPTNNLDVFARRRLYEAVDSWRSGVLVVVSHDRELLERVDRIAELRTGSVNWYGGGWSAYEEAVATEQEAAGRMLRSAEADVRRQKRELEETHVKLARRQRNGRRIEAEGSLPKILAGRRKRSAQESAGKLRGVHEERLSEARERREEAADAIRDDAEIRVSLPHTAVPTGRTVLSLHGLRPRFGRLREGSLHVHGPQRIALVGRNGAGKTTLLRTLTGELAPLSGEARTFVPVRFLPQRLDVLDEELSVAANVARMAPGVTDNHIRAQLARFLFQGKRAEQAAGTLSGGERFRAALAATMLAAPAPQLLMMDEPTNNLDITSVRQLTGALESYEGALLIASHDLPFLESVGITRWLLVEEELRETTAQEVADLLAAPEHASPA; encoded by the coding sequence ATGGCGAGACCCACCACCCCCGGCGCCTCCCTCACCTGCTCGGCCCTGACCTTCCGGTGGCCGGACGGCACGACCGTCTTCGACGGGCTCTCCCTCAGCATCGGCCGGGGCCGCATCGGTCTCGTCGGCACCAACGGTGCGGGCAAGTCCACCCTGCTCCGACTGCTCGCCGGTCAACTGCGCCCGTCCCAGGGGTCGGTGACCGTCGGCGGCAGCCTCGCCCACCTTCCGCAGAACATCACCCTCGACACAACACTGCGGGTGGACCGGGCCCTGGGCATCGCCGAGCGGCGCGACGCGCTGCGCGCCATCGAGGCCGGCGATGTCGACGAGAAGCACTTCGAGACGATCGGCGACGACTGGGACGTCGAGGAACGGGCCCTGGCGACACTCGGCTCGCTCGGGCTGGGAGGCATTGAACTGGACCGCACCGTCGGCCAGTTGTCCGGCGGTGAGACCGTCCTGCTGCGGCTGGCCGCGCTGCTGCTGGAGCGCCCCGACGTCCTGCTCCTGGACGAGCCCACCAACAACCTCGATGTGTTCGCCCGCCGGAGGCTCTACGAGGCCGTCGACTCCTGGCGCTCGGGCGTACTGGTCGTGGTCAGCCACGACCGCGAACTGCTGGAGCGCGTGGACCGCATCGCCGAACTGCGCACCGGATCCGTGAACTGGTACGGCGGTGGCTGGTCCGCGTACGAGGAGGCCGTGGCCACCGAACAGGAGGCCGCCGGGCGGATGTTGCGGTCCGCCGAGGCCGACGTGCGCCGCCAGAAACGCGAACTGGAGGAGACCCATGTGAAGCTGGCCCGGCGGCAGCGGAACGGCAGGAGGATCGAGGCCGAGGGCAGCCTCCCGAAGATCCTGGCAGGCCGCCGGAAGCGGTCCGCGCAGGAGTCGGCGGGCAAGCTTCGCGGCGTCCACGAGGAACGTCTCAGTGAGGCACGCGAGCGCCGGGAGGAAGCCGCGGACGCGATCCGGGACGATGCCGAGATCCGTGTGAGCCTTCCCCACACGGCGGTGCCCACCGGACGCACGGTGTTGAGCCTGCACGGGTTGCGACCCCGGTTCGGCAGACTGCGCGAGGGCAGCCTCCATGTGCACGGGCCCCAGCGGATCGCGCTCGTCGGTCGCAACGGCGCCGGGAAGACGACGCTGCTGCGCACTCTCACCGGTGAACTGGCCCCGTTGTCCGGCGAGGCCCGGACCTTCGTGCCGGTGCGGTTCCTTCCGCAGCGGCTCGATGTGCTGGACGAAGAACTGAGCGTCGCGGCGAACGTGGCCCGGATGGCTCCCGGGGTCACCGACAACCACATCCGCGCCCAGCTCGCGCGCTTCCTGTTCCAGGGGAAGCGCGCGGAGCAGGCGGCAGGCACGCTGTCGGGCGGGGAACGCTTCCGGGCCGCCCTCGCGGCGACGATGCTCGCCGCGCCAGCCCCGCAGTTGCTGATGATGGACGAACCGACCAACAACCTCGACATCACCAGTGTGCGGCAGCTGACCGGTGCGCTGGAGTCCTACGAGGGGGCGCTCCTGATCGCCAGTCACGATCTGCCGTTCCTCGAATCTGTCGGCATCACCCGGTGGTTGCTGGTCGAGGAGGAGCTCCGGGAGACCACCGCACAGGAGGTGGCCGACCTGCTCGCGGCGCCGGAGCACGCGAGCCCGGCCTGA
- a CDS encoding DUF305 domain-containing protein, producing the protein MSASLSSAARRRTVAAAGTVAALALALTACGSSDGSKSDGSSMPGMNHGSAGASAPATPGGAFNDADVKFAQQMIPHHQQAIEMAKLADGRAADPEIKKLATAIEKAQDPEINTMKGWLTSWGKPLPSSSSSMGDMPGMDHGSDASGMPGMMSDKDMSDLKAAKGKEFDKKFAQLMIGHHQGAVAMAEDEQKNGDNADAKKLADAVITAQTAEIEQMNKILDRL; encoded by the coding sequence ATGTCAGCTTCCCTGTCCTCCGCTGCCCGCCGTCGCACCGTTGCGGCCGCCGGCACCGTCGCCGCACTCGCCCTGGCCCTGACGGCCTGCGGCTCCTCCGACGGCTCGAAGTCCGACGGTTCGTCCATGCCCGGCATGAACCACGGCTCGGCCGGCGCCTCCGCACCGGCCACCCCCGGCGGCGCGTTCAACGACGCGGACGTGAAGTTCGCGCAGCAGATGATCCCGCACCACCAACAGGCCATCGAGATGGCGAAGCTGGCCGACGGCCGCGCCGCCGACCCCGAGATCAAGAAGCTGGCCACCGCGATCGAGAAGGCCCAGGACCCCGAGATCAACACGATGAAGGGCTGGCTGACGTCGTGGGGCAAGCCGCTGCCCTCGTCCTCGTCCTCGATGGGTGACATGCCCGGGATGGACCACGGCTCGGACGCTTCAGGAATGCCCGGAATGATGTCCGACAAGGACATGAGCGACCTGAAGGCCGCCAAGGGCAAGGAGTTCGACAAGAAGTTCGCCCAGCTCATGATCGGGCACCACCAGGGCGCGGTCGCCATGGCCGAGGACGAGCAGAAGAACGGTGACAACGCCGACGCGAAGAAGCTCGCCGACGCCGTCATCACGGCCCAGACCGCCGAGATCGAACAGATGAACAAGATCCTCGACAGGCTCTGA
- a CDS encoding APC family permease: MTTSMSAATGGLKRRLGVFDAVVIGLGSMIGAGIFVAPSPAAGAAGSGLLLGLGLAALVAYCNATSSARLAGRYPESGGTYVYGRERLGEFWGYLAGWGFVVGKTASCAAMSLTVGSYVWPGQEHAVAVAAVVALTALNCTGVHKSARLTRVIVAFVLAVLAAFVTACLGGGAAEAGRLAIGADATAGGVLQAAGLLFFAFAGYARIATLGEEVRDPRRTIPRAIPLALGIALLVYGAVIVTLLAVLGPDRLAHTPAAAAEAARAAGVPGLVPVVRAGAAVAALGSLLALILGVSRTTLAMARDRHLPHALAAVHPRFQVPHRAELAVGAVVAVLAATTDVRGAIGFSSFGVLAYYAIANAAAWTLAPDEGRPPRIVPVVGLAGCLLLAFALPSASVVSGTAVLTAGALAYGVRRVLVRARR, encoded by the coding sequence ATGACCACGTCGATGTCAGCGGCGACCGGCGGGCTGAAGCGCCGTCTGGGCGTGTTCGACGCCGTGGTGATCGGCCTGGGTTCGATGATCGGGGCGGGCATCTTCGTCGCACCGTCACCCGCCGCGGGCGCGGCCGGGTCCGGGCTGCTGCTGGGCCTGGGGCTGGCCGCGCTGGTGGCGTACTGCAATGCGACGTCCTCCGCCCGGCTGGCCGGCCGCTACCCGGAGTCCGGCGGCACGTATGTGTACGGTCGGGAACGCCTCGGCGAGTTCTGGGGCTACCTCGCCGGATGGGGTTTCGTCGTCGGCAAGACAGCCTCCTGCGCGGCCATGTCCTTGACCGTCGGCTCCTACGTGTGGCCCGGCCAGGAGCACGCGGTGGCCGTCGCGGCGGTGGTTGCCCTGACCGCCCTCAACTGCACCGGCGTGCACAAATCGGCCCGGCTGACCCGGGTGATCGTCGCGTTCGTCCTCGCTGTCCTCGCAGCGTTCGTCACTGCCTGTCTCGGCGGCGGTGCCGCGGAGGCCGGGCGGCTGGCCATCGGTGCGGACGCCACCGCCGGTGGTGTGCTCCAGGCTGCCGGTCTGCTGTTCTTCGCGTTCGCCGGATATGCGCGGATCGCCACGCTCGGCGAGGAGGTCCGCGATCCGCGACGCACCATCCCCCGCGCGATCCCGCTCGCGCTGGGTATCGCTTTGCTCGTCTACGGGGCCGTCATCGTCACCCTGCTCGCCGTCCTGGGGCCCGACCGTCTCGCCCACACCCCGGCCGCGGCGGCCGAGGCCGCACGCGCCGCCGGTGTTCCCGGCCTCGTGCCCGTGGTCCGAGCCGGCGCGGCCGTCGCCGCGCTCGGCTCGCTCCTCGCGCTCATCCTCGGTGTCTCACGCACCACCCTGGCCATGGCCCGCGACCGCCATCTGCCGCACGCCCTGGCCGCGGTCCACCCGCGCTTCCAGGTGCCGCACCGGGCGGAGCTCGCCGTGGGCGCCGTCGTCGCGGTCCTCGCCGCCACGACGGACGTCCGCGGGGCGATCGGCTTCTCCTCGTTCGGCGTCCTCGCGTACTACGCCATCGCCAACGCCGCCGCCTGGACGCTCGCCCCGGACGAGGGCCGTCCGCCACGGATCGTGCCGGTCGTCGGACTGGCCGGCTGTCTGCTGCTCGCCTTCGCGCTGCCGTCGGCGTCGGTCGTCTCCGGCACCGCGGTTCTCACGGCCGGTGCGCTGGCCTACGGCGTACGCAGGGTCCTCGTCCGCGCACGCCGGTAG
- a CDS encoding NAD(+)/NADH kinase produces the protein MSVERVGVVVHQGRAEAVVAAGVVRDWCAREGIPCTDIDVWRDDERRRGGREEADVAGNPELIVTLGGDGTFLRGARIAAKNDGAVLGIDLGRVGFLTEVPVADVVRALDAVHRGRAVVEERMTLTMRTSRVLEVPEDIDALMGYGRRPMLPPPHVALDAEAAAEGWGVALDVTALNDVVVEKLARDRQVSLGVYIGGRLLASYSADAVIMATPTGSTAYSFAAGGPVVSPRMDAVLFTPVAAHMTFDRTVVAAADEPIAVRVLPHSGQGAVTIDGQLRGVLDAGDWLGVYAAPRRLRVIRLGPNDFYGRLRTRLRLTDAPATAADGESAPLFRPDGPVPHDLAHLHLSPADRDEAADVPPRRIPPDPESRR, from the coding sequence ATGAGTGTCGAGCGGGTCGGAGTCGTCGTTCACCAGGGCCGTGCCGAGGCCGTCGTCGCGGCGGGCGTCGTACGCGACTGGTGTGCCCGCGAAGGCATCCCGTGCACGGACATCGACGTGTGGCGCGACGACGAACGCAGGCGCGGCGGGCGCGAGGAGGCCGATGTCGCGGGCAACCCCGAGCTCATCGTGACGCTCGGCGGCGACGGGACCTTCCTGCGCGGCGCCAGGATCGCCGCCAAGAACGACGGCGCCGTCCTCGGGATCGACCTGGGCCGCGTCGGCTTCCTCACCGAGGTGCCGGTCGCGGACGTGGTCCGGGCGCTGGACGCCGTCCACCGGGGCCGGGCGGTGGTCGAGGAGCGCATGACGCTGACCATGAGAACCTCCCGCGTACTCGAAGTGCCCGAGGACATCGACGCCCTGATGGGCTACGGACGACGCCCGATGCTGCCGCCTCCCCACGTCGCCCTCGACGCGGAGGCCGCGGCGGAGGGCTGGGGCGTGGCACTGGACGTCACCGCGCTCAACGACGTCGTCGTGGAGAAACTCGCCCGCGACCGGCAGGTGAGCCTCGGCGTCTACATCGGCGGCCGGCTCCTCGCCTCGTACTCCGCCGACGCGGTCATCATGGCCACCCCCACCGGCTCGACCGCCTACAGCTTCGCCGCGGGTGGTCCGGTGGTCTCCCCCCGCATGGACGCTGTCCTCTTCACACCCGTGGCAGCGCACATGACCTTCGACCGCACCGTGGTCGCCGCGGCCGACGAGCCGATCGCCGTGCGGGTCCTGCCGCACTCGGGACAGGGCGCGGTGACCATCGACGGCCAGCTGCGCGGCGTACTGGACGCCGGGGACTGGCTCGGGGTGTACGCGGCACCGCGCCGTCTGCGGGTCATCAGGCTCGGCCCGAACGACTTCTACGGGCGGCTCCGCACCCGCCTGCGCCTCACGGACGCCCCGGCCACGGCGGCCGACGGGGAGAGCGCGCCGCTCTTCCGTCCCGACGGACCGGTCCCGCACGATCTGGCCCATCTCCATCTCTCCCCGGCGGACCGGGACGAGGCGGCCGACGTTCCACCGCGCCGGATTCCCCCCGACCCCGAATCCCGGCGCTGA
- a CDS encoding mycothiol transferase: MDAAGLRATLGTSTVTLGGLLKHLACVEDTHFARLLLARKPGAPWDVVDWDADPDWDWRSAAEDTPEQLLTLWQGAVERSRAVVAEALADGGPGHIGRYTTSGGESPSLRRVLIDVIEEYARHVGHADLIRESVDGLVGEDPPR; encoded by the coding sequence CTGGACGCAGCCGGCCTGCGAGCGACGCTCGGCACTTCGACGGTCACCCTGGGCGGGCTGCTCAAGCACCTGGCCTGCGTCGAGGACACACATTTCGCCCGGCTGCTGCTCGCGCGGAAACCGGGAGCTCCGTGGGACGTCGTGGACTGGGACGCCGACCCCGACTGGGACTGGCGATCGGCCGCCGAGGACACCCCAGAACAACTGCTGACGCTCTGGCAGGGTGCGGTGGAGCGTTCCCGTGCCGTGGTCGCCGAGGCGCTGGCGGACGGCGGCCCGGGGCACATCGGCCGGTACACCACATCCGGCGGCGAGTCCCCGAGTCTGCGGCGCGTCCTGATCGACGTGATCGAGGAGTACGCCCGCCACGTCGGCCACGCCGACCTCATCCGGGAGTCGGTGGACGGTCTCGTCGGGGAGGACCCGCCGAGGTGA
- a CDS encoding ArsR/SmtB family transcription factor translates to MGHGVDAKTAATARERLDAVGATDVASTLQALATPSRLRILARLQEGPCPATELADAVGMEQSACSHQLRLLRNLGLVTGERRGRSVIYALYDNHVAELLDQALFHVEHLRLGLHDAPAEDAAGADDTATALH, encoded by the coding sequence ATGGGCCACGGAGTTGACGCGAAGACCGCTGCCACCGCGCGCGAGCGCCTTGACGCGGTGGGGGCCACCGACGTGGCGTCCACCCTGCAGGCTCTCGCCACCCCGTCCCGGCTCCGCATTCTGGCCCGCCTCCAGGAGGGCCCCTGCCCCGCGACGGAACTGGCCGACGCGGTCGGCATGGAGCAGTCCGCCTGCTCCCACCAGTTGAGGCTGCTGCGCAACCTCGGCCTCGTCACGGGCGAGCGCCGGGGCCGCTCGGTGATCTACGCGCTGTACGACAACCACGTGGCCGAACTCCTCGACCAGGCCCTTTTCCATGTCGAGCACCTGCGCCTCGGCCTCCACGACGCCCCGGCGGAGGACGCCGCGGGGGCCGATGACACGGCGACCGCCCTGCACTGA
- a CDS encoding transglycosylase SLT domain-containing protein, translated as MPSTGTYRRRKSTSLTRGFIAVGTGAAALMLPLIGAHTASAAPAQSVSAAAPAAQSATYTNDLDGWIKESLAVMAKHGIPGSYASIHRNIMRESSGNPLAINNWDSNAAAGTPSKGLLQVIDPTFRAYHVPGTAMDSYDPVANITAACNYAAAKYGSIDNVFGAY; from the coding sequence ATGCCCTCAACGGGTACGTACCGTCGTCGTAAGTCCACCTCGCTGACCCGGGGTTTCATCGCCGTGGGCACGGGCGCAGCCGCCCTCATGCTGCCGCTGATCGGTGCCCACACCGCCTCGGCGGCGCCGGCGCAGTCCGTCAGCGCCGCCGCCCCGGCCGCGCAGTCCGCGACGTACACGAACGATCTGGACGGCTGGATCAAGGAGTCGCTGGCCGTCATGGCCAAGCACGGCATCCCCGGCAGCTACGCCAGCATCCACCGCAACATCATGCGCGAGTCCTCCGGCAACCCCCTGGCCATCAACAACTGGGACTCGAACGCCGCCGCCGGGACGCCGTCCAAGGGGCTCCTCCAGGTCATCGATCCGACGTTCCGGGCCTACCACGTGCCCGGTACCGCGATGGACAGCTACGACCCCGTCGCCAACATCACGGCAGCGTGCAACTACGCGGCCGCCAAGTACGGCTCCATCGACAACGTCTTCGGAGCCTACTGA
- a CDS encoding MarR family winged helix-turn-helix transcriptional regulator, translating to MTDIDPPLAPEELAHRLTEVFALVGPLYRRVQRKVEQAAPIEGLSVGVRAVLDLLREHGPMTVPQMGRAQALSRQFVQRMVNDAAAAQLVEITPNPAHQRSSLVRLTGGGRAAITAALAREQSLLRQVDGDLTDADVTACVRVLDRMLDLFDHVDVD from the coding sequence ATGACCGATATCGACCCGCCCCTGGCACCCGAGGAACTGGCCCACCGGCTCACGGAGGTCTTCGCCCTGGTCGGCCCGCTCTACCGGCGCGTGCAGCGCAAGGTGGAACAGGCCGCACCGATCGAGGGCCTGTCCGTCGGCGTGCGTGCCGTGCTGGATCTGCTGCGTGAACACGGCCCCATGACGGTCCCGCAGATGGGCCGGGCACAGGCCCTGAGCCGGCAGTTCGTGCAGCGCATGGTCAACGACGCCGCTGCAGCGCAACTTGTCGAGATCACCCCCAACCCGGCACACCAGAGGTCATCACTGGTCCGGCTGACCGGGGGCGGCAGGGCGGCGATCACCGCGGCCCTGGCCCGAGAGCAGTCCCTGCTGCGCCAGGTGGACGGGGATCTCACCGATGCCGATGTGACGGCCTGCGTACGGGTGCTCGACAGGATGCTGGACCTCTTCGACCACGTCGACGTGGACTGA
- a CDS encoding FAD-dependent monooxygenase codes for MGNSAVVVGGGIGGLAAAIGLRRIGWEATVVERAHTLDDAGAGISLHANGMRALDALGVGAGVRAAARPQYTGGTRTPDGRLLARMDGAALERELGTPIVGIPRATLHRLLREALPPGSLVIGAEVTSVDRSDASRVRLTAGDTLRDADLVVAADGISSRLRSQLFPGHPGPAYSGSTVLRAITESPVDLRTDFELTWGPGAEFGHIAFSDGRAEWHAVLNAPAGVRHPDPLAEVRRRFGGWHDPIPALLAATRPDAVLHRDVNELVAPLPSYAVGRVALLGDAAHAMTPNLGQGACQALEDAATLAAALATEPTVESALSRYDAERRPRSQSVARAARQAGRMGQQLSRPAAVALRNTALRLAPSRVTVRTILRHADWTPPRLG; via the coding sequence ATGGGCAACAGCGCGGTGGTTGTCGGCGGAGGCATCGGCGGGCTGGCCGCCGCGATCGGGCTGCGCCGCATCGGCTGGGAGGCGACGGTCGTCGAACGCGCCCACACCCTCGACGACGCGGGCGCGGGCATCTCGCTGCACGCGAACGGTATGCGCGCGCTGGATGCCCTCGGTGTCGGCGCGGGAGTGCGCGCGGCCGCGCGGCCCCAGTACACCGGTGGCACCCGCACCCCGGACGGACGCCTGCTGGCACGTATGGACGGAGCCGCGCTGGAGCGCGAGCTGGGGACCCCGATCGTGGGCATCCCCCGGGCCACGCTGCACCGGTTGCTGCGCGAGGCGCTGCCGCCCGGATCCCTGGTCATCGGGGCCGAGGTGACGTCCGTCGACCGATCCGACGCCTCGCGGGTGCGCCTCACCGCCGGTGACACTCTCCGCGACGCGGATCTGGTCGTGGCCGCCGACGGGATCAGCAGCCGGTTGCGCTCCCAGCTCTTCCCGGGGCACCCCGGTCCGGCCTACAGCGGCTCGACGGTGCTGCGCGCCATCACCGAGTCCCCGGTCGACCTGCGGACCGACTTCGAGCTCACCTGGGGACCGGGGGCCGAGTTCGGTCACATCGCCTTCTCGGACGGCCGGGCAGAGTGGCACGCGGTGCTCAACGCTCCCGCCGGTGTGCGCCATCCGGACCCGCTCGCCGAGGTCCGCCGCCGGTTCGGCGGCTGGCACGACCCCATTCCCGCCCTGCTGGCGGCGACCCGGCCCGATGCCGTCCTGCACCGTGACGTCAACGAGCTGGTCGCCCCGCTCCCTTCCTACGCGGTGGGCCGGGTCGCCCTGCTCGGCGATGCCGCCCACGCCATGACCCCGAATCTCGGCCAGGGGGCCTGCCAGGCACTGGAGGACGCGGCGACGCTGGCCGCCGCGCTCGCCACCGAACCCACCGTCGAGTCGGCGCTCAGCCGCTACGACGCCGAGCGCCGGCCCCGCAGCCAGTCGGTCGCCCGGGCCGCTCGGCAGGCCGGCCGGATGGGCCAGCAGCTGTCCCGTCCGGCGGCCGTCGCCCTGCGCAATACAGCGCTGCGGCTCGCACCGTCCCGCGTCACCGTCCGCACGATCCTGCGCCACGCCGACTGGACGCCCCCGCGGCTGGGCTGA
- a CDS encoding heavy metal translocating P-type ATPase: MSFTLTRPAPPTGPVRDAVAAGRRTRFLALPEARWAAAALVLFLAALPLQLLGAPWWAWGPLYALTYITGGWEPGWEGLKALRKKTLDVDLLMVVAALGAAAIGQVLDGALLIVIFATSGALEAFATARTADSVRGLLDLAPAAATRLGDGSVEEAVPTEELAVGDVILVRPGERVGADGRVLDGASEVDQATITGEPLPVAKETGDEVFAGTLNGTGALRVAVERDPSDSVIARIVAMVEEASGTKAPTQLFIEKVEQRYSIGMVAATVALFALPLAFGAALQPTLLRAMTFMIVASPCAVVLATMPPLLSAIANAGRHGVLIKSAVVMERLGQIDAVALDKTGTLTEGTPRVTDIRPLASSDLTEDALLTLAAAAEHPSEHPLARAVTAAARTRGLALPTVEDFASAPGTGVTATVDGRTVAVGSPARLLDARTGEAEAAAEIAAQLEEDGRTAALVVLDGTPVGVLGIADRLRADAPATVARLAELTGGTPVLVTGDNPRAAARLGAEVGIADVRAGLLPQDKVYAVKEMESAGRKVLVVGDGVNDAPALAAAHTGIAMGRAGSDLALETADAVVVRDELATIPTAVALSRRCRRLVVQNLVIAAVFITGLVIWDLAGTLPLPLGVAGHEGSTVIVGLNGLRLLRDAAWTRADSRR; this comes from the coding sequence ATGTCTTTCACCCTCACCCGTCCGGCCCCGCCCACCGGTCCGGTCCGGGACGCGGTCGCGGCCGGGCGGCGCACCCGGTTCCTGGCTCTTCCGGAGGCCCGCTGGGCGGCCGCCGCGCTGGTGCTGTTCCTGGCCGCGCTGCCCCTGCAACTGCTCGGCGCCCCGTGGTGGGCGTGGGGCCCGCTGTACGCGCTCACATACATCACGGGCGGCTGGGAGCCGGGCTGGGAAGGACTGAAGGCGCTCAGGAAGAAGACGCTCGACGTCGACCTGCTGATGGTCGTCGCGGCTCTCGGCGCGGCGGCGATCGGACAGGTGCTGGACGGAGCCCTGCTGATCGTCATCTTCGCCACCTCGGGCGCTCTGGAGGCGTTCGCCACCGCACGGACGGCGGACTCGGTACGTGGACTGCTCGACCTCGCACCCGCCGCGGCCACCCGCCTCGGCGACGGGAGCGTCGAAGAGGCCGTGCCCACCGAGGAGTTGGCGGTCGGGGACGTGATCCTGGTACGTCCCGGCGAGCGCGTTGGGGCCGACGGCCGGGTCCTCGACGGGGCGAGCGAGGTGGACCAGGCGACCATCACGGGCGAGCCGCTGCCGGTGGCCAAGGAGACCGGCGACGAGGTCTTCGCGGGAACCCTGAACGGCACCGGGGCGCTGCGGGTGGCGGTGGAGCGCGACCCGTCCGATTCCGTGATCGCCCGGATCGTCGCCATGGTCGAGGAGGCCTCCGGAACGAAGGCCCCCACCCAGCTGTTCATCGAGAAGGTCGAACAGCGGTACTCGATCGGCATGGTGGCCGCCACCGTCGCCCTGTTCGCCCTGCCACTGGCCTTCGGCGCGGCATTGCAGCCGACGCTGCTCCGGGCGATGACCTTCATGATCGTGGCATCGCCGTGCGCCGTGGTCCTGGCCACGATGCCGCCGCTGCTGTCCGCGATCGCCAACGCCGGACGGCACGGGGTGCTCATCAAGTCCGCCGTGGTGATGGAGCGCCTCGGCCAGATCGACGCCGTCGCACTCGACAAGACCGGCACCCTGACCGAAGGCACCCCACGTGTCACCGACATCCGCCCCCTCGCGTCCTCGGACCTGACCGAGGACGCCCTGCTCACCCTGGCGGCGGCGGCTGAGCACCCCAGCGAACACCCCCTCGCACGCGCCGTCACCGCGGCCGCCCGGACACGCGGTCTCGCCCTGCCGACCGTCGAGGACTTCGCCTCCGCCCCGGGTACCGGAGTCACTGCCACGGTGGACGGTCGCACGGTCGCCGTCGGCAGCCCGGCCCGCCTGCTGGACGCCCGTACCGGCGAGGCCGAAGCGGCAGCCGAGATCGCCGCACAACTGGAGGAGGACGGCCGCACCGCAGCGCTCGTCGTACTCGACGGCACGCCCGTGGGCGTCCTGGGCATCGCCGACCGACTGCGCGCCGATGCCCCGGCCACCGTCGCCCGCCTCGCCGAACTCACCGGCGGCACGCCGGTGCTGGTCACCGGGGACAACCCGCGTGCCGCCGCCCGTCTGGGCGCCGAGGTCGGCATCGCCGACGTCCGGGCCGGTCTGCTGCCGCAGGACAAGGTGTACGCGGTCAAGGAGATGGAGAGCGCCGGGCGCAAGGTGCTCGTGGTCGGGGACGGCGTGAACGACGCCCCGGCACTGGCCGCGGCCCACACGGGCATCGCCATGGGCAGGGCCGGCTCCGACCTCGCCCTTGAGACCGCCGACGCCGTCGTCGTCCGTGACGAACTCGCCACCATTCCCACCGCCGTGGCGCTCTCGCGGCGGTGCCGCCGACTCGTCGTACAGAACCTGGTGATCGCCGCCGTCTTCATCACCGGCCTCGTCATCTGGGACCTGGCCGGTACGCTGCCGCTCCCGCTGGGCGTCGCCGGACACGAGGGCTCCACCGTCATCGTCGGCCTCAACGGCCTGCGCCTGCTCCGCGACGCCGCCTGGACGCGCGCCGACAGCCGCCGCTGA
- a CDS encoding TetR/AcrR family transcriptional regulator: protein MTTDRRTVLADAAIGVLAEAGMRGLTHRAVDRAAGLPPGTTSAYFRTRQALLTALVRRLVAHDQAELQAASDQAATPRDADELTDGLAGFVERRLTGVGRRRSLARYACAVESVRHPELREILVPRENAAREAVRAFLGAQGVADAEGRTLTLLACVDGLVFDRLVGGGGVPRGEIAGLVAAALRDSGGDREASARE, encoded by the coding sequence ATGACCACTGATCGACGGACCGTCCTTGCCGATGCCGCCATCGGCGTGCTGGCCGAGGCGGGGATGCGGGGCCTGACCCACCGGGCCGTGGACCGGGCTGCGGGCCTGCCTCCGGGCACCACCTCGGCGTACTTCCGCACCCGTCAGGCGCTGCTCACCGCGCTCGTCCGACGACTCGTCGCGCACGACCAGGCGGAACTGCAGGCGGCCAGCGACCAGGCGGCGACGCCGCGCGACGCCGACGAACTGACGGACGGGCTCGCCGGCTTCGTCGAGCGGCGGCTCACCGGGGTGGGGCGGCGGCGGTCACTCGCCCGCTACGCGTGCGCCGTCGAGAGCGTGCGCCACCCGGAGCTGCGCGAGATTCTTGTGCCGCGCGAGAACGCGGCGCGTGAAGCCGTGCGGGCGTTCCTGGGCGCGCAGGGCGTGGCCGACGCCGAGGGGCGCACGCTCACACTGCTGGCCTGTGTGGACGGCCTGGTGTTCGACCGGCTGGTGGGCGGCGGGGGAGTGCCGAGGGGCGAGATCGCGGGGCTGGTCGCCGCGGCGCTCCGCGACTCCGGCGGGGATCGCGAGGCTTCGGCCCGGGAGTGA